A genomic stretch from Deltaproteobacteria bacterium includes:
- a CDS encoding 4Fe-4S binding protein: MLFDFQDVLINQSEYKKKEVKQPMAWRVEVDEEKCEGCEECVNVCPSGVLELQNEKAVVVNEEECLGCESCIEVCPTGAITVTEV; this comes from the coding sequence ATGCTTTTTGATTTCCAAGACGTACTTATTAATCAAAGTGAGTATAAGAAGAAGGAGGTGAAACAACCCATGGCGTGGCGTGTTGAGGTTGATGAGGAAAAATGTGAAGGTTGCGAGGAGTGCGTTAACGTCTGTCCCTCTGGAGTCCTCGAACTACAGAATGAAAAAGCTGTAGTCGTTAATGAGGAAGAATGTTTGGGCTGTGAAAGCTGTATCGAGGTCTGTCCTACCGGGGCGATTACCGTCACCGAGGTTTAA
- a CDS encoding peptidylprolyl isomerase encodes MDIQKDCFVRLEYRLCLDNGEFIKGSEEHPAILTFVAGYNELLPSLEVRLMGLKENESREFVIPAAQAFGPHEPSQVQAWNRSCFPAEMKLHPGLRVTPANSLIPLDYPFIVTEVKENSVVLDMNHPLAGKDLHYSVRILEVRPATQEELEPRQKCQTCQDDILVG; translated from the coding sequence ATGGATATCCAAAAAGATTGTTTCGTCCGGTTAGAATATCGCCTTTGCCTGGATAACGGGGAATTTATTAAAGGCTCGGAAGAGCACCCGGCCATCTTAACTTTCGTTGCCGGCTATAACGAACTTCTCCCCAGCCTGGAAGTGCGACTTATGGGTCTTAAAGAAAATGAGTCCCGCGAATTTGTCATCCCCGCCGCGCAAGCCTTTGGTCCGCATGAACCAAGCCAGGTACAAGCATGGAACCGCAGCTGTTTCCCGGCCGAAATGAAGCTCCACCCGGGACTACGAGTTACCCCGGCCAACTCCTTGATACCTCTAGATTATCCCTTTATTGTTACGGAAGTCAAGGAAAATAGCGTAGTTCTGGATATGAACCATCCACTGGCTGGCAAAGACCTTCACTATTCCGTGCGCATCTTAGAAGTGCGACCAGCTACCCAGGAAGAATTAGAGCCCCGGCAGAAATGCCAAACCTGTCAAGATGATATTTTGGTAGGCTAG
- a CDS encoding N-acetyltransferase — MIRKARVADVKEIRRILQLFASRGELLPRTMGELYSQVRDYFVYQENGQGPLCGIAALHVSWEDLGEIRSLAVLDPYRQRGIGSQLVEMCLSEAITLGLERVFVLTYRPDFFARFGFKIIDKNILPHIVWADCVRCPKFPDCDEVALMLEY; from the coding sequence ATGATCAGGAAGGCCCGCGTTGCCGACGTTAAAGAAATCCGCCGTATTTTACAGCTGTTTGCCAGCCGCGGGGAACTTTTACCCCGCACCATGGGTGAACTCTATAGCCAGGTCCGGGATTATTTTGTCTACCAAGAGAATGGCCAGGGGCCCCTGTGTGGCATTGCCGCCTTGCATGTCAGTTGGGAAGATTTAGGGGAGATACGCTCTCTTGCCGTCCTTGATCCATATCGACAGCGCGGCATCGGCAGTCAATTAGTCGAGATGTGTCTCTCCGAGGCTATCACTCTGGGTTTAGAGCGGGTTTTCGTCCTCACCTACCGTCCTGATTTTTTTGCCCGTTTTGGCTTTAAAATAATAGATAAAAACATCCTGCCCCATATAGTTTGGGCTGATTGTGTGAGATGTCCCAAGTTCCCTGACTGTGACGAGGTCGCCCTGATGCTGGAATATTAA
- the secA gene encoding preprotein translocase subunit SecA has protein sequence MFGAIVKKIFGSKNERELRRLVPLVDRVNSLEPGLQKLSDAELQAKTAEFKTRLENGESLEELLPEAFAVAREASVRVLGMRPFDVQIIGAAVLHQGKIAEMKTGEGKTLVAVLPVYLNALTGQGVHVVTVNDYLARRDSAWMGGIYQFLGLTVGTIVHGLDDQERRQAYAADVTYGTNNEFGFDYLRDNMKFSLADYVQRGFNYAIVDEVDSILIDEARTPLIISGPAEESTELYVRLDRVVPRLKSGQDYTIDEKSRTVALTDEGVARVEKLIRVTNLYDPKNIEILHHINQALKAHCLFKRDVDYIVKDGQVIIVDEFTGRLMPGRRYSDGLHQALEAKEGVRIESENQTLASITFQNFFRMYNKLAGMTGTADTEAEEFKKIYNLDVVVIPTHKQMIRIDNPDVIYKSEAEKFNAIVEEIKDCHQRGQPVLVGTTSVEKSERLSRMLKREGIKHEVLNAKHHEKEAQIVAQAGQWGAVTIATNMAGRGTDIVLGSGVIETGGLHILGTERHESRRIDNQLRGRSGRQGDPGTSRFYLSLEDDLLRIFGSDRIKGFMGRLGMEDGQPIEHKMITNAIERAQKRVEGHNFDIRKHLLEYDNVMNKQREVIYNQRREILQGQNLKEDVLDIALELVEEMVEEYTSDQALPEEWDLQGLEMACLRQFGLQLNLNPGNPHELSQEDLKDYLYQQVQQAYEAKEQELGPEIFPELQQMIMLQMVDNNWKEHLLSMDHLRDGIGLRGYAQVDPLREYQREGYSMFVDMIHRIKEDTIRALFHIRLRQPQEYAEPERQEQPLVFSHGGNGERQPVKREGKKVGRNDPCPCGSGKKYKKCCGRK, from the coding sequence ATGTTTGGAGCAATTGTTAAAAAGATTTTTGGCAGTAAAAATGAGCGCGAATTGCGCCGGTTGGTCCCGCTGGTAGATCGGGTCAACAGCCTGGAGCCGGGTTTGCAAAAACTCTCCGACGCCGAGTTGCAGGCCAAGACGGCGGAATTCAAGACCCGGCTGGAGAACGGCGAGAGCCTGGAGGAGTTGTTGCCGGAGGCCTTTGCCGTGGCCCGGGAAGCCTCGGTCCGGGTATTGGGGATGCGCCCCTTTGATGTGCAGATTATTGGCGCGGCGGTGCTGCACCAAGGCAAAATTGCCGAGATGAAGACCGGGGAAGGCAAGACCCTGGTGGCTGTATTGCCGGTCTATCTCAACGCCCTGACCGGCCAGGGCGTGCATGTGGTTACCGTCAACGATTATCTGGCCCGCCGCGATAGTGCCTGGATGGGTGGGATTTATCAATTTTTAGGTTTAACCGTCGGGACCATCGTCCACGGTCTGGATGACCAGGAACGCCGCCAGGCTTACGCGGCTGATGTGACCTACGGCACCAATAATGAATTCGGCTTTGATTACCTGCGGGATAACATGAAGTTCTCCCTGGCGGATTACGTGCAACGCGGCTTTAACTACGCCATTGTCGACGAAGTGGACTCCATCCTGATCGATGAGGCCCGGACGCCGCTGATCATTTCCGGACCGGCAGAGGAATCGACCGAGCTTTATGTCCGTCTCGACCGAGTGGTGCCCCGGCTGAAATCTGGTCAGGACTATACCATAGATGAAAAATCCCGCACCGTGGCTCTGACTGATGAGGGAGTGGCCCGGGTGGAAAAACTGATCCGGGTGACCAATCTCTATGACCCTAAAAATATTGAAATCTTACACCACATCAATCAAGCCCTCAAGGCCCATTGCCTGTTCAAACGGGATGTAGATTACATTGTTAAGGACGGCCAGGTGATCATTGTCGACGAATTTACTGGCCGGCTGATGCCAGGGCGGCGCTACTCAGATGGTCTGCACCAAGCCCTGGAAGCCAAAGAGGGGGTCAGGATCGAAAGCGAGAACCAGACCCTGGCCTCCATAACCTTCCAGAATTTTTTCCGGATGTATAACAAGTTGGCCGGAATGACCGGGACCGCCGATACCGAAGCCGAGGAATTCAAAAAGATTTACAACCTGGATGTGGTGGTCATCCCTACCCATAAGCAGATGATTCGAATTGACAACCCCGATGTCATCTATAAATCGGAGGCCGAAAAGTTTAATGCCATCGTGGAGGAGATCAAGGACTGCCACCAGCGGGGACAACCGGTTCTGGTGGGTACCACCTCGGTGGAAAAGTCGGAGCGGCTGAGCCGGATGCTCAAACGAGAGGGCATCAAGCACGAGGTGTTGAATGCCAAGCACCATGAAAAAGAGGCTCAGATCGTGGCCCAGGCCGGACAATGGGGCGCGGTCACCATCGCCACTAACATGGCGGGCCGGGGCACCGATATCGTCCTGGGTTCCGGGGTGATAGAGACCGGGGGATTGCATATCCTGGGCACCGAACGTCACGAAAGCCGTCGCATCGATAATCAGCTGCGCGGCCGTTCCGGGCGCCAGGGCGACCCGGGCACCTCCAGATTTTACCTGTCCCTGGAGGATGATCTGTTGCGCATCTTTGGCTCGGACCGTATCAAGGGCTTTATGGGCCGCCTGGGCATGGAAGATGGTCAGCCCATCGAACACAAGATGATCACTAACGCCATTGAACGAGCCCAGAAACGGGTGGAAGGCCATAACTTTGACATCCGCAAACACCTCCTGGAATATGACAATGTCATGAACAAACAACGGGAGGTGATCTATAATCAGCGGCGAGAGATTTTGCAAGGCCAGAACCTCAAGGAGGATGTCCTGGATATTGCCCTGGAGCTGGTCGAAGAGATGGTGGAAGAATATACCAGTGACCAGGCCTTACCGGAAGAATGGGATCTGCAAGGTCTGGAAATGGCCTGTTTACGGCAGTTCGGTTTGCAGTTGAATCTTAATCCCGGCAATCCCCATGAGCTGAGCCAGGAAGATTTAAAAGATTATCTGTATCAACAGGTGCAACAGGCCTATGAGGCCAAGGAACAAGAGCTTGGACCCGAAATTTTTCCGGAATTGCAGCAGATGATCATGTTGCAGATGGTGGATAATAATTGGAAAGAGCATCTGTTATCCATGGATCATCTTCGGGATGGCATCGGGCTCCGGGGGTACGCCCAGGTGGATCCTCTCCGGGAGTATCAGCGGGAAGGCTACAGCATGTTTGTGGACATGATCCACCGCATCAAGGAAGATACCATTCGGGCGCTGTTCCATATTCGTCTGCGACAGCCCCAGGAATATGCCGAGCCGGAACGTCAGGAACAGCCGCTGGTTTTCAGTCACGGCGGCAACGGCGAGCGCCAGCCGGTGAAAAGAGAAGGCAAGAAAGTAGGGCGTAATGACCCTTGTCCCTGTGGAAGTGGAAAAAAATACAAAAAGTGTTGTGGCCGCAAATAA
- the argJ gene encoding bifunctional glutamate N-acetyltransferase/amino-acid acetyltransferase ArgJ, whose amino-acid sequence MVPGFRAAAGGAGIKKGQQLDLALITAIRPAAAAGVFTTNRVKAAPVVICRERLRSGRAQAILVNSGNANACTGADGLEAAWEATHWAARYLDIPDKLVLPASTGVIGQKLAPEKIVAALPGLVARLAPESLSEVAQAIMTTDTIPKTAQMEGNLGDYPITVAGIAKGAGMIHPRMATLLAFILTDADIGPRLLKTYLKAGLPQSFNRISVDGDTSTNDTVLVLASGQAHNQPIDNPDSPEGQAFASLLHQVMIDLAGQIVRDGEGAHHCFRVIVEGAASAVDARKAAETVATSPLVKTAVSGADANWGRIMAALGRSGARLDPERVEIFYGPYQVVKNGQAVDVEAEQAAHELMLSGSFDLTIRLHRGDFSDYYLTCDLTADYVRINAKYRS is encoded by the coding sequence ATGGTGCCGGGCTTTCGGGCCGCGGCCGGGGGGGCCGGTATCAAAAAAGGCCAGCAGCTCGACCTGGCCCTGATTACCGCCATCCGACCAGCCGCCGCCGCGGGAGTGTTTACCACCAACCGAGTAAAGGCGGCCCCAGTGGTGATCTGTCGAGAGCGGTTGCGGTCCGGCCGGGCCCAGGCCATTCTGGTCAACAGTGGCAACGCCAATGCCTGCACCGGCGCTGATGGCCTGGAAGCAGCCTGGGAAGCGACGCATTGGGCGGCGCGTTATCTGGACATCCCCGATAAATTGGTCTTGCCTGCCTCGACCGGGGTTATCGGCCAGAAGTTGGCCCCCGAAAAGATTGTGGCGGCCCTGCCCGGGCTAGTGGCCCGCCTGGCCCCTGAGAGTCTTTCGGAAGTGGCCCAGGCCATAATGACCACCGATACCATTCCCAAGACCGCCCAGATGGAGGGAAATCTCGGGGATTATCCGATCACCGTGGCTGGCATTGCCAAGGGAGCTGGAATGATCCATCCCCGGATGGCCACCCTGTTGGCTTTTATCCTTACCGATGCGGACATTGGCCCGCGCCTCTTAAAAACCTATCTCAAAGCCGGGCTGCCTCAGAGTTTCAACCGGATCAGCGTTGATGGCGATACCAGCACCAATGACACCGTCCTGGTGTTGGCCAGCGGTCAGGCTCACAACCAGCCCATCGATAACCCGGACAGCCCGGAAGGTCAGGCTTTTGCCAGCCTGCTGCACCAGGTCATGATTGACTTGGCCGGCCAGATCGTCCGGGATGGCGAGGGTGCTCACCATTGCTTTCGGGTAATCGTAGAAGGAGCGGCCAGTGCCGTTGACGCCCGCAAGGCCGCGGAAACCGTGGCTACTTCGCCTCTGGTGAAAACCGCGGTCAGCGGCGCCGATGCCAATTGGGGGCGAATCATGGCGGCTTTGGGGCGCTCCGGCGCCCGGCTCGACCCGGAGCGGGTGGAGATCTTTTATGGCCCCTATCAAGTCGTCAAAAATGGCCAAGCAGTGGACGTGGAAGCCGAGCAGGCGGCTCATGAACTGATGCTGAGCGGCTCCTTTGACCTGACCATCCGCCTCCACCGGGGCGATTTTTCGGATTATTACCTGACCTGCGACCTGACCGCTGATTACGTCCGCATCAACGCCAAATACCGCAGCTGA
- a CDS encoding DUF4019 domain-containing protein, with protein sequence MVLLVLSLSLSAWGQGKSKYPQEKKEVFNFLEMIDRGDYAGSYGLTSAYFQGIVNQKKWVELLTGGRRPLGPLISRHLIRSESKTSLPGAPDGLYQVFTMKSSFEDKKSATETVTLEKEKDGSFKVSGYYIR encoded by the coding sequence ATGGTTTTGTTGGTCCTTTCCTTGAGCCTATCGGCCTGGGGGCAAGGAAAAAGTAAGTATCCACAGGAAAAGAAAGAGGTCTTTAACTTTCTGGAGATGATTGATCGCGGTGACTATGCTGGCAGCTATGGGCTGACTTCGGCCTATTTTCAGGGCATTGTCAATCAAAAGAAGTGGGTTGAGCTACTCACTGGTGGTAGACGGCCATTGGGACCGCTGATCTCCCGGCACCTCATCAGATCTGAAAGCAAAACCTCCCTGCCGGGTGCTCCTGACGGCCTCTATCAAGTGTTTACAATGAAATCCTCATTTGAGGATAAGAAATCTGCGACCGAAACGGTCACTTTGGAGAAGGAGAAAGATGGCAGCTTTAAGGTGTCGGGATATTATATCCGCTAG
- a CDS encoding SDR family oxidoreductase, with amino-acid sequence MARILVTGGAGFIGSHLVEYLLGQGQEVISLDNYFTGSRDNLLHLRDHPRLEIIRHDLVNPIMLEVDQIYNLACPASPVHYQYNPVKTIKTNVLGTLHMLGLAKRVKARILQASTSEIYGDPTMHPQKEDYWGNVNCIGVRSCYDEGKRVAETLMMDYYRQNHVDIRIARIFNTYGPRMAIKDGRVISNFIVQADLVEGLVRLMNYEAFDGPVNLGNPQEFTILELAQKVLELTRSRAPLIFKPLPPDDPKQRCPDISKAKAQLGWTPTITLTEGLNATIPYFEDKLKPLD; translated from the coding sequence ATGGCGCGTATTTTAGTCACCGGCGGCGCCGGCTTCATCGGCTCACATCTGGTGGAATACCTGCTGGGGCAGGGGCAGGAGGTTATTTCCCTGGACAATTATTTTACCGGCTCCAGGGACAACCTTTTGCACCTGCGGGATCATCCCCGCTTGGAAATTATCCGACATGATCTGGTGAACCCGATAATGCTGGAGGTCGATCAGATCTACAACCTGGCCTGTCCGGCCTCGCCGGTGCATTATCAATATAACCCAGTCAAAACCATCAAGACCAATGTACTAGGCACCTTGCATATGCTAGGGCTGGCCAAACGGGTTAAGGCCCGCATCCTGCAAGCCTCCACCTCGGAAATCTATGGTGATCCGACGATGCACCCCCAGAAGGAGGATTATTGGGGGAATGTCAATTGCATCGGCGTGCGTAGTTGCTATGATGAGGGCAAGCGGGTGGCCGAAACCCTGATGATGGATTATTACCGGCAGAATCATGTAGATATTCGCATTGCCCGGATTTTCAACACCTATGGGCCCCGGATGGCGATCAAGGATGGCCGGGTGATCAGCAACTTTATTGTCCAGGCCGATCTGGTCGAGGGGCTGGTACGGCTGATGAATTACGAAGCTTTTGACGGACCGGTTAATCTGGGGAACCCGCAAGAGTTCACCATCCTGGAGTTGGCCCAAAAAGTCCTGGAGCTTACCCGCAGCCGCGCTCCTTTAATTTTTAAACCATTGCCCCCCGACGACCCTAAGCAACGCTGTCCTGATATCAGCAAAGCTAAGGCCCAACTGGGGTGGACGCCGACCATTACTTTGACTGAAGGGCTAAATGCGACGATTCCCTATTTTGAGGATAAACTCAAACCATTGGATTAA
- a CDS encoding thermonuclease family protein: protein MGTCGWGCGCPEGPPQYGVVQEVVDGDTIILTDGRTVRYLGIDTPEMGQNHQPPDFLAEEAKKFNAQLVQNQRLRLEYDVERYDQYGRLLAYLFLPDNRMVNAELIRQGLAQVYLIPPNLRYQDLLVACQRQAMEARKGIWQRPLKADEPYYVGNSRSFRFHRPHCPAAKRMSRQNRIIFAHPQEAYFQGYGPCKMCRP from the coding sequence TTGGGGACTTGTGGCTGGGGTTGCGGCTGCCCGGAGGGACCGCCCCAATACGGAGTAGTCCAGGAAGTCGTCGACGGCGATACCATAATCCTGACCGATGGCCGCACCGTGCGCTATCTGGGCATTGATACCCCAGAGATGGGCCAGAACCATCAACCCCCGGATTTCCTGGCCGAGGAGGCCAAAAAATTTAATGCCCAATTGGTGCAAAATCAAAGACTGCGCCTGGAGTATGATGTAGAGCGCTATGACCAATACGGCCGGTTGTTGGCCTATTTATTTCTGCCCGATAACCGGATGGTCAATGCTGAACTGATCCGCCAGGGCTTGGCCCAAGTCTATCTTATCCCGCCCAATCTTCGCTACCAGGATTTATTGGTGGCCTGTCAGCGTCAGGCCATGGAGGCGCGTAAGGGCATCTGGCAACGCCCGCTCAAGGCCGATGAACCTTATTATGTTGGCAACAGCCGCAGCTTTCGTTTTCATCGTCCCCACTGTCCGGCGGCCAAACGCATGTCGCGGCAAAACCGGATTATTTTTGCTCATCCCCAGGAAGCCTATTTTCAAGGTTACGGTCCCTGTAAGATGTGCCGCCCTTAA